A genomic segment from Pararge aegeria chromosome 15, ilParAegt1.1, whole genome shotgun sequence encodes:
- the LOC120629839 gene encoding exostosin-2 — translation MAAETLLKTSKQSKYISYRKILYHRFFVGLLLFILISLVLSVVCNIFAGSAPRVDFHETVNLDAVSWPVSTLPRSASKSTSRLANCTYWNCFNVYKCGRGGHDKITIYIYPLKDYITEGGESISRFSREFYEILLTIKNSKYYTSSPDEACLLVPSIDTLNQNYFNGEYVSQALQSLDHWNNGENHLIFNMVAGVAPNYNTVIDLNTSKAIIAGAGFDTWTFRYGFDISLPLHSHLAQEIDSTQPEQKKFMIISAQLNIPDDYLAELQSIASSSNDLLLLDRCKISDVGYKKRCEYTTGTVFDYPDVLKEGMFCLIVRSARLAQSILMDIIASQCIPIIIADTVVMPFNSHVDWNKIALFVPEENIRSLVKIIHSVSKERRGEMYWQLRWVYERYFSSIEKITLSTLEIINEKVFPLAARMYEEWNMPEHLYGPVNPLFLPVTAPKSPGFTAVILTYDRVDSLFTLVRKLVRTPSLAKILVVWNNQKKPPPPSSEWPVVNKPLKVIRTKENKLSNRFFPYDEIETECQLTIDDDIVMLTPDELEFGFDVWREFPDRIVGFPSRLHVWDNVTNTWRYHSEWTNQISMVLTGAAFHHKIWSWYYTYKMPAEVRTWVDDNFNCEDIAMNFLVANVTRKPPIKVTPRKKFKCPECTNTEMLSADARHMSQRSACIERFARIYGHMALKSVEFRADPLQYRETAAGIPHAYPDIGAL, via the exons ATGGCTGCGGAGACTCTGTTAAAAACGAGCAAGCAATCGAAGTATATATCGTATAGGAAAATATTGTATCATAGATTTTTCGTGGGGCTCTTATTGTTTATCTTGATATCTCTAGTGTTAAGTGTTGTGTGCAATATATTCGCGGGGAGTGCGCCTCGTGTGGATTTCCACGAAACTGTCAACTTGGATGCAGTTAGTTGGCCAGTTTCGACTCTTCCGAGAAGTGCTTCCAAGTCTACGTCGCGACTTGCAAACTGCACTTACTGGAACTGCTTTAACGTATACAAATGTGGGAGAGGCGGCCACGATAAGATAACGATTTATATTTATCCCCTAAAGGACTACATAACGGAGGGGGGTGAGAGCATATCCAGGTTTTCTAGAgagttttatgaaattttactcacgataaaaaatagtaaatattacaCGTCCAGTCCAGACGAGGCGTGCCTGCTAGTGCCCAGTATTGATACATTGAACCAGAATTATTTTAACGGTGAATATGTATCCCAAGCACTTCAATCTCTCGACCA TTGGAACAATGGAGAAAACCATCTCATTTTTAACATGGTTGCCGGAGTCGCGCCGAACTACAACACAGTCATTGATCTCAACACCAGCAAAGCTATTATAGCAGGAGCTGGTTTCGACACATGGACATTCCGTTACGGCTTCGACATATCCCTACCTCTCCACAGTCATTTAGCACAAGAAATAGACAGTACGCAGCCGGAACAGAAGAAATTTATGATAATTTCAGCACAATTAAATATACCAGACGATTATTTAGCAGAATTGCAGAGTATAGCGTCGTCGTCCAACGATTTGCTATTACTCGATAGATGTAAGATATCAGATGTAGGTTATAAGAAACGTTGTGAATATACCACGGGAACGGTATTCGATTATCCGGATGTACTAAAGGAGGGGATGTTCTGTCTAATAGTTCGTAGTGCTAGATTAGCGCAGTCAATTTTAATGGATATAATTGCCTCACAGTGTATACCAATAATAATTGCGGATACCGTAGTCATGCCTTTCAATTCTCACGTGGATTGGAACAAAATAGCTTTATTTGTACCTGAGGAGAATATTAGGAGTTTAGTGAAGATAATTCATTCGGTTAGTAAG gAGCGACGCGGTGAGATGTATTGGCAACTGCGATGGGTTTATGAGAGGTACTTCTCTAGTATAGAGAAGATCACACTGAGCACTTTGGAGATTATAAACGAGAAGGTGTTTCCGTTAGCCGCCAGGATGTATGAGGAGTGGAATATGCCTGAACATTTG TACGGTCCCGTGAACCCCCTGTTCCTGCCAGTGACTGCGCCGAAGTCACCAGGCTTCACGGCGGTCATCCTGACATATGACCGCGTGGACAGCCTGTTCACCCTCGTCAGGAAACTGGTGAGGACGCCGAGCCTGGCCAAGATCCTCGTCGTGTGGAATAACCAGAAGAAACCACCTCCGCCAT CGTCCGAGTGGCCGGTGGTGAACAAGCCGCTGAAAGTGATACGCACCAAAGAGAACAAGCTGTCGAACAGATTCTTTCCCTACGACGAAATCGAGACTGAGTGCCAGCTGACCATTGATGATGACATCGTAATGCTGACTCCTGACGAGCTGGAATTTGG TTTCGATGTGTGGCGGGAGTTCCCCGACCGGATAGTGGGGTTTCCATCGCGTTTGCACGTGTGGGACAACGTCACCAACACGTGGAGGTATCATAGCGAGTGGACTAACCAGATATCCATG GTGCTAACGGGTGCGGCGTTCCATCACAAGATCTGGTCGTGGTACTACACGTACAAGATGCCCGCGGAAGTGCGCACGTGGGTGGACGACAACTTTAACTGCGAGGATATTGCCATGAACTTCCTGGTCGCTAATGTCACCAGGAAGCCGCCTATCAAA GTGACCCCCCGCAAAAAGTTCAAATGTCCGGAATGTACGAACACGGAAATGCTCTCGGCGGATGCGCGCCATATGTCGCAGAGGTCCGCCTGCATCGAACGCTTCGCGCGGATCTACGGCCACATGGCCTTGAAGTCCGTGGAATTCCGCGCGGATCCGCTCCAGTATAGGGAAACGGCTGCGGGAATTCCGCACGCCTATCCCGATATCGGTGCTTTGTAA